The following proteins are co-located in the Chryseobacterium daecheongense genome:
- a CDS encoding NUDIX domain-containing protein, producing the protein MNQNFIHTYVSVDCVVFGFDHENRLNILLVQRHVDDVPLEKQIKLPGSLIFSDEDVDDAAQRVLHELTGIKKMVLKQFKCFADPMRASNAHDIKWMDQEYKHHIDRIITVAYLSLCKIDHKINSTKYDTVDWYPIDEVPGLPFDHNKIISESLMEIRKWIESDFSIIFELLPKRFTIRQLYQLYSALSEKNIDIKNFHKKISSFPYIVPLDEIQKDVSHRAARYYRFDAKIYKKNNTKLIK; encoded by the coding sequence ATGAATCAGAATTTTATTCATACCTACGTCTCTGTAGATTGCGTTGTGTTTGGATTTGACCATGAAAACCGGTTGAATATATTATTAGTACAACGTCATGTAGATGATGTACCATTGGAAAAACAAATCAAGCTTCCCGGAAGTTTGATTTTCAGCGACGAAGATGTGGATGATGCTGCACAAAGAGTACTGCATGAACTTACAGGGATTAAAAAAATGGTCCTCAAACAGTTCAAATGCTTTGCAGATCCCATGAGAGCAAGTAATGCGCATGATATCAAATGGATGGATCAGGAATACAAACATCATATAGACAGGATCATTACAGTGGCTTATCTTTCTCTTTGTAAAATAGACCACAAGATCAACAGTACAAAATATGATACCGTAGACTGGTATCCTATTGATGAAGTTCCGGGATTGCCTTTCGATCACAACAAAATTATCAGTGAATCTCTAATGGAGATCAGAAAATGGATTGAATCTGATTTCTCTATCATTTTTGAGCTGCTGCCGAAAAGATTCACCATCAGACAGCTCTATCAGCTCTATAGTGCATTAAGTGAAAAAAATATTGACATCAAGAATTTTCATAAAAAAATTTCTTCGTTCCCCTATATTGTTCCCTTGGATGAAATTCAAAAAGATGTGTCACACCGTGCAGCAAGGTACTACAGATTTGACGCTAAGATTTACAAGAAAAACAATACAAAACTTATAAAATAA
- the uxuA gene encoding mannonate dehydratase — translation MEKTWRWFGKKDKIELSTLCQIGVEGIVSALHDIPNGEIWNLEAINDYKNYIESHGLRWSVVESLPVSEAIKYGGEDRDSLIENYISSLENLGKAGITTVCYNFMPVLDWARTDLFHEWEDGSSSLYFDKAKFAYFEIHILQREGAENDYNPEILQKVEELKNTLTEKDSNDLIDSVIVKTQGFVNGNIKEGELNPVEKFKSLLALYDGIDKDRLRQNMQYFLEKIMPVCEKWNIQMCVHPDDPPFSLLGLPRIVTNEEDIDWLLKAVDNPHNGLTFCAGSLSANLQNDVPKLAKKFAHRTKFVHLRSTNVFENGDFIEAHHLGGRGKLIEVIRVFEKENPDLPMRIDHGRLLTEDIDKGYNPGYSFLGRMLALGQIEGVMATVQSELQKN, via the coding sequence ATGGAAAAAACCTGGCGTTGGTTTGGAAAAAAAGACAAAATAGAACTGAGTACGCTTTGTCAAATAGGAGTAGAAGGAATTGTTTCTGCACTGCATGATATCCCAAACGGAGAAATCTGGAATCTGGAGGCCATCAATGATTATAAAAACTATATAGAAAGCCACGGACTTCGCTGGTCTGTTGTGGAAAGTCTTCCCGTAAGCGAAGCGATCAAATACGGAGGTGAAGACCGTGACTCTTTAATAGAAAATTATATCTCAAGCCTTGAAAATCTGGGTAAAGCAGGCATTACAACAGTTTGCTACAATTTTATGCCTGTTCTCGACTGGGCACGCACCGACCTCTTTCACGAGTGGGAAGACGGTTCGTCCTCACTTTATTTTGACAAAGCCAAGTTTGCGTATTTTGAAATTCATATCCTTCAAAGAGAAGGGGCAGAAAACGACTATAACCCGGAGATCCTTCAGAAGGTAGAAGAATTAAAAAATACCTTAACGGAAAAAGATAGTAATGACCTGATAGATTCAGTCATTGTAAAAACACAGGGATTCGTAAACGGAAATATCAAAGAAGGTGAATTGAATCCTGTAGAAAAATTCAAGAGTTTATTGGCATTGTATGATGGAATAGATAAAGACAGACTTCGCCAGAACATGCAATATTTCCTTGAAAAAATAATGCCCGTCTGTGAAAAATGGAATATTCAGATGTGCGTACATCCAGATGATCCTCCATTTTCACTATTGGGCTTACCAAGAATAGTGACCAATGAAGAAGATATAGACTGGCTTCTGAAAGCTGTTGATAACCCACACAACGGTTTAACGTTCTGTGCCGGATCTCTAAGTGCTAATCTTCAGAATGACGTTCCTAAGCTTGCAAAGAAGTTTGCCCACCGTACCAAATTCGTTCACCTGAGAAGTACAAATGTTTTTGAAAACGGTGACTTCATCGAGGCTCATCACCTGGGAGGAAGAGGAAAGCTTATTGAAGTGATCCGTGTATTCGAAAAAGAAAACCCTGATCTTCCTATGAGAATTGATCATGGAAGGCTTTTAACCGAAGATATTGACAAAGGTTATAATCCCGGCTATTCATTTTTAGGAAGAATGCTGGCATTGGGTCAGATAGAAGGAGTAATGGCCACAGTACAATCGGAATTACAGAAAAATTAA
- a CDS encoding SDR family oxidoreductase, which translates to MKDLFSIKNKVAVITGASGVLGGSLAKSFIEGGAKVVALGRNQETLDARVKELKDLGGEALAVESNVMDIESLEAASVKIKEKYGRIDILLNIAGGNIPAATLSPEQSFFDMDMKGWAEVTDLNINGTVYPSYVFGKAMAEQGSGNIINISSMAAYSAITRVAGYSAAKSAITNFTQWLASDLALKFGDKIRVNAVAPGFFIGDQNRAILLNPDGSLTERSKKVMAKTPMQRFGEVEELNGVVQFLCSDAASFITGALIPVDGGFSAFSGV; encoded by the coding sequence ATGAAAGACCTGTTTAGTATTAAAAACAAAGTAGCAGTCATCACAGGGGCTTCAGGCGTTTTGGGAGGAAGTCTTGCCAAAAGTTTTATAGAGGGCGGAGCCAAAGTTGTTGCACTGGGGAGAAACCAGGAAACACTGGATGCCCGGGTAAAAGAACTTAAGGATTTAGGAGGAGAGGCACTCGCTGTAGAATCCAATGTGATGGATATTGAAAGCCTTGAAGCCGCTTCAGTGAAAATAAAGGAAAAGTATGGCCGTATTGATATTCTGCTCAATATAGCGGGTGGAAATATTCCGGCAGCAACCTTATCTCCCGAACAGTCATTTTTTGATATGGATATGAAAGGATGGGCAGAGGTTACCGATCTTAATATCAACGGAACCGTTTACCCGAGTTATGTTTTCGGAAAAGCAATGGCTGAACAGGGGAGCGGAAACATTATCAATATTTCTTCCATGGCTGCTTATTCAGCGATTACAAGAGTAGCCGGATATTCTGCAGCCAAATCAGCAATCACCAATTTTACCCAATGGCTGGCCTCTGATCTTGCATTAAAATTCGGAGATAAGATACGTGTGAATGCCGTGGCACCAGGATTTTTCATTGGAGATCAGAACCGTGCAATTCTTCTGAATCCGGATGGAAGCTTAACGGAGAGAAGTAAAAAAGTAATGGCCAAAACACCGATGCAGAGATTTGGAGAAGTAGAAGAGCTGAACGGGGTTGTACAGTTTCTATGTTCAGATGCCGCAAGTTTTATCACGGGAGCATTGATTCCTGTTGACGGAGGCTTCAGCGCATTCAGTGGAGTATAA
- a CDS encoding SusC/RagA family TonB-linked outer membrane protein: MNRFYFNKSNKAALFFAMTLLPSGIAYSQVKKDTIVKEKKIDEVVVIGYGTQRKEAVTGSVATVKGDALREVPSANITQALQGRTAGVDISQTSTKPGAAMQIRIRGTRSLTGDNNPLIVLDGIPFVGSLGDISSSDIKSIDILKDASATAIYGSRGANGVILVTTNRGAKGQKPRFTYNTFTGVQTLFSKYPMMDGPKFAQLRAYAIPAGNTTPLYSNGADESNSVNTDWQSLYYKPAMMTSHDIGVSGGTDGGNYNVGLSYFKQDALIPIQSYERFALRMAIDQQVGSVFKFGFTSNTNYSISEGNGVNPGAVLGFSPIANPYNADGSPKRVMSTAGGIDQTWIYTRGSLESLGDKYIDETKSFASYNNLYGEANLPIKGLKYRLNVGLDFRTSNSGNYAGVGVFNTNPLGPSAAGRGNNQTYHWVLENLLTYDRTFGKHKINAVGLYSAEGNKYTSSYMSAKNVPADFFQYYNLGQSPQADITVRPEDQIYWKTGLLSAMGRVMYTYDNKYMLTATLRADGSSRLAPGNKWHTYPALSLGWNVTNESFMQNIKAINLLKFRVGWGQTSNQAVDPYSTMGRFSVAPYNFGSAGSTGIYGSQPPNPNLGWEYSKTQNYGLDFGLLNNRLTGSVEYYKTHTYDLLTQKSLPATSGWSSIVSNVAETENKGFEVSLNGVIFDNPDGFTWEAGVNFYTNRNKILSLASGTTRDVNNLWFVGHNINSLYDYQYVGLWQAGDPYQSILEPGTAADVVGSIKVLYTGGYNPDGTPVRAIGPDDRQIFDTAPKFQGGFNMRFAYKNFELSTVGAFQNGGILVSTIYGSASYLNRLTGRGNNVDVDYWTEDNTGAYFPRPGRHLSGDNPKYSSTLAMFDASYLKLRTITLGYNFNKDFLKDLKITGLRIYFTVTNPVVLFSPYHKFSGMDPEPNSFGNENQAVSGYQSRQLVIGTNNPSTRNYLMGLNLTF, from the coding sequence ATGAACCGATTTTATTTCAATAAAAGCAATAAAGCAGCATTATTTTTTGCAATGACTTTATTGCCTTCCGGCATAGCATATTCACAGGTTAAAAAGGATACGATAGTTAAAGAAAAGAAAATAGATGAAGTTGTTGTAATAGGGTATGGAACACAAAGAAAAGAGGCGGTTACAGGTTCTGTGGCCACGGTAAAAGGAGATGCATTGCGTGAAGTACCTTCTGCTAACATAACTCAGGCATTACAGGGAAGAACGGCAGGGGTAGATATCTCACAAACCTCTACAAAACCGGGTGCTGCCATGCAGATCCGTATCAGGGGAACAAGATCTCTGACAGGAGATAATAATCCGTTGATTGTATTGGATGGAATTCCTTTCGTAGGATCACTGGGAGATATAAGTTCAAGTGATATCAAAAGTATTGACATCCTTAAAGATGCTTCTGCTACAGCGATTTACGGATCCAGAGGAGCAAACGGAGTTATCCTCGTTACAACCAATAGAGGAGCAAAAGGGCAGAAACCCAGATTCACTTACAATACCTTTACGGGAGTTCAGACGTTGTTTTCAAAATATCCTATGATGGATGGTCCTAAGTTTGCACAGTTGCGTGCTTATGCGATTCCGGCAGGAAATACAACACCTTTATATTCAAATGGTGCTGATGAAAGCAACAGTGTTAATACGGACTGGCAAAGCCTGTACTACAAACCGGCGATGATGACCAGTCATGATATCGGGGTTTCAGGAGGAACAGACGGAGGAAATTATAATGTAGGGTTATCTTACTTCAAGCAAGATGCATTGATCCCTATTCAAAGTTATGAAAGATTTGCCCTGCGAATGGCTATTGACCAGCAGGTAGGCTCTGTTTTTAAATTTGGTTTTACATCCAATACCAATTATTCAATCTCTGAAGGAAATGGGGTAAATCCGGGAGCAGTGCTGGGATTTTCTCCAATTGCCAATCCTTACAATGCGGACGGAAGCCCGAAGAGGGTAATGAGCACGGCTGGAGGTATTGATCAGACATGGATTTATACCAGAGGGAGCCTGGAAAGTCTTGGAGATAAATATATTGACGAAACCAAATCTTTTGCATCCTACAACAACCTTTACGGGGAAGCCAATCTTCCGATCAAAGGACTGAAATACCGATTGAATGTAGGTTTGGATTTCCGTACTTCAAATAGTGGAAATTATGCTGGGGTAGGAGTATTTAATACGAATCCTCTTGGGCCTTCAGCTGCAGGAAGAGGGAATAACCAAACCTATCACTGGGTCCTGGAAAACCTTTTAACCTACGACCGTACATTTGGAAAGCATAAAATTAATGCCGTAGGATTATATTCCGCAGAAGGAAATAAGTATACAAGCTCATACATGAGCGCAAAGAATGTCCCTGCAGATTTTTTCCAGTATTATAATCTGGGACAATCGCCTCAGGCAGATATTACCGTACGACCGGAAGACCAGATCTACTGGAAAACGGGTCTTCTTTCTGCAATGGGAAGGGTAATGTATACCTATGATAACAAGTATATGCTGACAGCAACACTTCGTGCAGACGGATCTTCCAGACTGGCTCCCGGCAACAAATGGCATACATATCCCGCATTATCATTAGGATGGAATGTTACCAATGAATCCTTTATGCAGAATATCAAAGCCATTAATCTTCTTAAATTCAGGGTTGGATGGGGACAGACCTCCAATCAGGCAGTAGATCCATATTCTACTATGGGAAGATTTAGTGTTGCTCCTTATAATTTTGGAAGTGCAGGAAGTACAGGGATCTATGGAAGTCAGCCACCAAATCCGAACCTGGGCTGGGAATATTCAAAAACGCAAAACTACGGTCTTGATTTCGGTTTATTGAACAACCGCCTTACGGGGAGTGTGGAGTATTACAAAACCCATACATATGACCTGTTGACACAGAAGAGTCTTCCGGCAACAAGCGGATGGTCATCCATTGTTTCCAATGTAGCGGAAACAGAAAATAAAGGTTTTGAAGTTTCCTTAAACGGTGTCATTTTCGATAATCCGGATGGGTTTACATGGGAAGCCGGAGTTAATTTTTATACCAACCGAAACAAAATTTTATCTCTTGCATCCGGAACAACACGCGATGTGAATAATCTTTGGTTTGTAGGTCATAATATCAATTCGTTATATGATTATCAGTATGTAGGCCTTTGGCAGGCAGGAGATCCCTATCAAAGCATTCTGGAACCGGGAACTGCTGCAGATGTAGTAGGATCTATCAAAGTTCTTTACACCGGAGGTTATAATCCTGACGGAACACCGGTAAGGGCAATAGGACCTGATGACAGGCAGATTTTTGATACCGCTCCTAAATTTCAGGGAGGATTCAATATGCGTTTTGCCTACAAGAACTTTGAACTAAGCACAGTAGGGGCTTTCCAAAACGGAGGAATCCTGGTAAGTACCATTTACGGATCTGCAAGTTATCTTAACAGATTAACAGGTAGAGGGAACAACGTCGATGTAGACTACTGGACAGAAGATAACACAGGAGCTTATTTTCCTCGTCCGGGACGCCATTTGAGCGGTGATAACCCGAAGTATTCTTCTACTTTAGCGATGTTTGATGCTTCTTACCTTAAGCTCCGTACGATTACATTAGGCTATAATTTCAACAAAGATTTTTTAAAGGATTTGAAGATCACAGGCTTAAGAATTTACTTTACCGTAACAAATCCTGTTGTATTATTCTCTCCTTATCATAAGTTCTCAGGAATGGATCCGGAACCGAACTCTTTCGGAAATGAAAACCAGGCCGTAAGCGGATATCAAAGCCGTCAGCTTGTTATAGGAACCAACAACCCTTCCACAAGAAATTACTTAATGGGACTTAACTTAACCTTTTAA
- the xylA gene encoding xylose isomerase, with protein sequence MNTLTGTKEFFTGIEKIKFEGKESKNPLAFRYYDAEKIVMGKPMKDWTRFAMAWWHTLCANGSDPFGGPTIHHPWDIGNDAVTRAMHKMDAGFEFMSKMGFNYYCFHDIDLVDPANNWKDYEKNLQTIVEYAKQKQQETGIKLLWGTANVFTHERYMNGASTNPNFDVVACAGTQVKNSIDATIALGGENYVFWGGREGYMSLLNTDMKREKDHLARFLSMSRDYARQQGFKGTFLIEPKPMEPTKHQYDYDSETVIGFLRHYGLDKDFKLNIEVNHATLAGHTFEHELQVAVDAGLLGSIDANRGDYQNGWDTDQFPIDYYDMVQAWLVLLPAGGLGAGGVNFDAKIRRNSIDAEDLFISHISGMDVFAKGLLAAADILENSDYKKLRTDRYASFDNGNGKSFEEGKLTLEDLQRIAHEIGEPQPKSGKQELFEAIVNMHI encoded by the coding sequence ATGAACACTTTAACAGGTACAAAAGAGTTTTTTACGGGTATTGAAAAAATTAAGTTTGAAGGAAAAGAAAGTAAGAACCCGTTGGCATTCCGATATTATGATGCTGAAAAGATTGTGATGGGAAAACCTATGAAAGATTGGACCAGATTTGCAATGGCTTGGTGGCATACCTTATGTGCAAACGGAAGTGATCCGTTCGGAGGTCCTACGATCCACCATCCATGGGACATCGGAAATGATGCAGTGACCAGAGCCATGCATAAAATGGACGCTGGTTTTGAATTCATGTCCAAAATGGGCTTCAATTATTACTGTTTCCACGATATCGACCTGGTAGATCCTGCTAATAACTGGAAGGATTATGAGAAAAACCTTCAGACTATTGTAGAATATGCAAAACAAAAGCAGCAGGAAACAGGAATTAAGCTTCTATGGGGAACAGCCAATGTTTTCACTCATGAAAGATACATGAACGGTGCCTCTACCAATCCGAATTTTGACGTCGTGGCCTGCGCAGGAACTCAGGTGAAAAACTCAATAGATGCAACGATAGCATTGGGAGGAGAAAATTATGTTTTCTGGGGTGGAAGAGAAGGATATATGAGTCTTTTAAACACGGATATGAAGCGTGAAAAAGATCACCTGGCCCGTTTTCTTTCCATGTCAAGAGACTATGCGCGTCAGCAAGGATTTAAAGGAACATTCCTGATCGAGCCAAAACCAATGGAACCTACCAAGCATCAGTATGATTATGATTCCGAAACAGTGATCGGATTCCTGAGACATTACGGATTGGATAAAGATTTCAAACTGAATATCGAAGTGAATCACGCTACGTTGGCGGGGCACACATTCGAGCATGAGCTTCAGGTAGCTGTAGATGCCGGACTTTTAGGAAGCATTGATGCCAATAGAGGAGATTATCAGAACGGATGGGATACCGACCAATTCCCGATCGATTATTACGACATGGTTCAGGCGTGGCTTGTACTGCTTCCGGCGGGAGGCCTGGGAGCCGGTGGAGTAAACTTTGATGCGAAAATCAGAAGAAATTCTATAGATGCTGAAGATTTATTCATTTCTCATATTTCAGGAATGGATGTATTCGCAAAAGGTCTTCTTGCAGCAGCTGATATCCTGGAAAATTCTGATTACAAAAAACTGAGAACAGATCGTTATGCTTCTTTTGATAACGGGAATGGAAAATCTTTCGAGGAAGGTAAACTTACCCTGGAAGATCTTCAGAGAATAGCTCACGAAATCGGCGAACCACAGCCAAAAAGCGGAAAACAGGAATTGTTTGAAGCCATCGTGAATATGCATATATAA
- a CDS encoding RagB/SusD family nutrient uptake outer membrane protein: MINFNKKLVLGTIFLSLTFTGCNEILDEQPRSIYTADYFSTPDGINQGFTSLYRQMRLLYGNGYFMSNCQNGTDESTWAQSADGNFKELDMSGNGIINSNTFPTSMVWNSVFPYINTANGIIEKGPGFGIAESMISEARFFRGFYYFMLVQTYGGVPLDLGAGELKYNTLPSTNSARNTVPEVYTKTVFADLKKSIENLPSSPRVTGGVTKNAARLMLAKAYLTYGWWLQNPNNIPTYPEATRTDPDGHNAQWYFQQAYDVAMEGINNPGPYALQPTFYDVNVGSNDRNTESMLYADHIQSSTYYNESDPVGFGSGWAPDNFAAWMQTWNYTAIKSSKTTAWVGADVVSSVQREAAQSLGRPWVRMCPTLGVIKNTFADKTNDSRYDGTFVTTYRGNWNKNGTGLTTVPVLYNANNLPVQPGGAILSFLNDDSQLPAYPTGAGQSGVGAGTLAGRADWVIAPNGISRIVYPGLWKIGTYRTDDPNGLGYPNAGLTRPFSVAKFSEFYFIAAEAAVKGASGAMTARSLINVIRARAGKWKFNNAQNTAYVADNSAAMIAATPAVITIDYILAERSREYYGEFYRWYDLVRTQKWGDYAATYQIGGASYGDHDPQTVTRTIQPFHYLRPIPQNQIDAMEVSADIKAKYQNPGYN; this comes from the coding sequence ATGATAAATTTTAACAAAAAACTGGTATTGGGAACAATCTTTTTATCCCTAACATTTACAGGATGTAATGAAATTCTGGATGAGCAGCCAAGATCAATATATACAGCGGATTACTTTAGTACACCGGATGGAATTAATCAGGGATTTACCTCTCTGTACAGACAGATGAGATTATTGTACGGTAATGGATATTTCATGAGCAATTGCCAGAATGGAACTGACGAATCAACATGGGCCCAAAGTGCGGATGGTAACTTTAAAGAACTTGATATGTCTGGAAACGGTATTATCAATTCCAATACTTTTCCTACTAGTATGGTTTGGAATTCAGTGTTTCCGTATATCAATACAGCCAATGGAATCATTGAAAAGGGACCGGGGTTCGGAATCGCAGAATCCATGATTTCCGAGGCCCGTTTCTTCCGCGGATTTTATTATTTCATGCTAGTGCAGACCTATGGAGGAGTTCCTTTGGACTTAGGGGCAGGAGAATTGAAATATAATACGCTTCCGTCCACGAATTCTGCAAGGAATACCGTGCCGGAAGTCTACACAAAAACGGTTTTTGCTGATCTTAAAAAGTCAATAGAAAATTTACCTTCATCACCGAGAGTAACAGGTGGTGTAACCAAAAATGCAGCAAGATTAATGCTTGCCAAAGCTTACCTTACTTATGGATGGTGGCTGCAGAATCCTAACAATATTCCGACTTACCCTGAAGCAACAAGAACTGACCCTGACGGACATAATGCTCAATGGTATTTCCAGCAGGCTTATGATGTCGCAATGGAAGGAATCAACAACCCGGGACCTTATGCGCTTCAGCCTACTTTTTATGATGTCAATGTAGGTTCAAACGACAGAAACACAGAATCGATGCTCTATGCAGACCATATACAGTCAAGTACTTACTATAATGAAAGTGATCCTGTAGGATTTGGATCAGGCTGGGCTCCGGACAATTTTGCAGCATGGATGCAGACCTGGAATTATACGGCTATCAAAAGCAGTAAAACCACGGCTTGGGTTGGCGCAGACGTTGTAAGTTCAGTACAGAGAGAGGCGGCGCAATCACTGGGACGTCCTTGGGTTCGTATGTGTCCTACTTTGGGAGTCATTAAAAATACTTTTGCAGATAAAACCAATGATTCCCGTTATGATGGAACTTTTGTAACCACGTACAGAGGAAACTGGAACAAGAATGGAACGGGTCTTACAACGGTTCCTGTACTTTATAACGCCAATAATTTACCGGTACAACCGGGTGGGGCTATCCTGAGCTTTCTTAACGATGACAGCCAGCTGCCGGCTTATCCTACAGGAGCGGGACAAAGTGGTGTAGGAGCAGGAACACTGGCAGGAAGAGCAGATTGGGTAATTGCACCGAATGGAATCAGCAGGATTGTATACCCTGGCTTATGGAAAATTGGAACTTATCGTACCGATGATCCGAATGGCTTAGGCTATCCGAATGCGGGATTAACCCGTCCTTTCAGCGTTGCCAAGTTTTCAGAATTCTATTTTATTGCAGCAGAAGCAGCAGTAAAAGGAGCTTCAGGTGCTATGACAGCCAGAAGTTTAATTAATGTCATCCGTGCCCGTGCAGGAAAATGGAAGTTCAATAATGCCCAGAATACTGCTTATGTAGCAGATAACAGTGCTGCTATGATTGCGGCTACACCAGCGGTAATTACCATTGATTATATCCTTGCAGAAAGATCCCGCGAATATTACGGCGAATTCTACAGATGGTATGACTTGGTACGTACACAGAAGTGGGGAGATTATGCGGCTACCTATCAGATCGGGGGAGCTTCTTATGGAGATCATGATCCGCAAACGGTGACAAGAACGATACAACCTTTTCATTATCTGAGACCTATTCCTCAGAATCAGATTGATGCGATGGAAGTATCTGCAGATATCAAGGCAAAATATCAGAACCCCGGATACAATTAA
- a CDS encoding FGGY family carbohydrate kinase, translated as MYLLGYDIGSSSVKVCLIEASSGKVIASEFSPKKEMKITAINPGWAEQNPVDWWTNLRLAHEAVMHESGVHAEDIKGIGITWQMHGLILVDKDQNVLRPSIIWCDSRAVPYGEKAFKTIGEEKCLSHLLNSPGNFTASKLAWVKENEPEIFEKIDKIMLPGDYIAMRLSGEIGITIEGLSEGIFWDFKNNCISEDIINYYGIPKSFFPEIVPTFGIQATVSKAAAEELGLKEGTPISYRAGDQPNNALSLNVFNPGEIASTAGTSGVVYGVLDQLEYDKLSRVNTFAHVNYTPEQIRLGVLLCINGTGILNSWLKHNFATSLSSYGDMNDMASLSPIGSKGLSIIPFGNGAERVLENKDTSCSIHGINFNIHTKGDILRAAQEGIVFSYEYGMDIMRNIGMDIQVIRAGNANMFLSSIFRQSLASVSNAVIELYDTDGAVGAARAAGMGIGFYSDSREAFSSLEKIAVIEPEHEKQEQYTEAYARWKHHLNEII; from the coding sequence ATGTACTTACTAGGCTATGACATTGGCAGTTCTTCTGTGAAAGTTTGTCTCATCGAGGCATCCAGTGGAAAAGTGATTGCTTCTGAATTTTCTCCCAAAAAAGAAATGAAAATCACTGCTATAAATCCGGGATGGGCAGAGCAAAATCCAGTCGACTGGTGGACCAATCTGAGGTTGGCACATGAAGCTGTGATGCATGAATCCGGTGTACATGCTGAAGATATCAAAGGAATTGGAATTACCTGGCAGATGCATGGTCTGATTCTGGTGGATAAAGATCAGAATGTCTTAAGGCCATCCATTATCTGGTGTGACAGCCGTGCTGTGCCTTACGGCGAAAAAGCTTTTAAAACAATAGGAGAAGAAAAATGCCTGTCTCATTTGTTGAATTCACCCGGAAACTTTACAGCATCAAAGCTGGCCTGGGTAAAAGAAAATGAGCCTGAAATTTTTGAAAAGATAGATAAAATCATGCTCCCGGGAGACTACATTGCTATGAGACTTTCAGGGGAGATCGGAATAACCATTGAGGGATTATCAGAAGGGATCTTCTGGGATTTTAAAAACAACTGCATTTCGGAAGATATCATAAACTACTATGGTATTCCTAAAAGCTTTTTCCCTGAAATCGTACCTACATTTGGTATCCAGGCAACGGTTTCCAAAGCAGCAGCTGAGGAATTAGGCTTAAAAGAAGGGACACCTATATCCTACAGGGCAGGTGATCAACCGAATAATGCGCTTTCCCTGAATGTTTTTAATCCCGGAGAAATTGCCTCCACAGCAGGAACCTCAGGAGTTGTCTATGGCGTTCTGGATCAGCTGGAATATGATAAGTTATCAAGGGTAAATACATTTGCCCATGTCAATTATACACCTGAACAGATCAGGCTTGGAGTTTTACTATGTATCAACGGAACCGGTATTTTAAATTCCTGGCTGAAGCATAATTTCGCAACCTCACTTTCTTCTTATGGGGATATGAATGATATGGCTTCGCTTTCACCTATTGGCTCAAAAGGGTTAAGTATCATTCCTTTTGGAAACGGTGCTGAAAGGGTACTGGAAAATAAAGATACCAGCTGTTCTATTCACGGAATCAATTTCAATATACACACTAAGGGAGATATACTGCGTGCGGCGCAGGAAGGTATTGTATTCTCTTACGAATACGGAATGGATATCATGAGAAATATCGGAATGGATATACAGGTCATCCGTGCAGGAAATGCCAACATGTTTTTAAGTTCAATTTTTCGCCAGTCTCTGGCCAGCGTGAGCAATGCGGTCATTGAACTTTATGATACCGATGGAGCAGTGGGAGCTGCAAGAGCTGCTGGAATGGGAATTGGATTTTATTCAGATTCCAGGGAAGCATTTTCTTCACTTGAAAAGATAGCGGTGATAGAGCCGGAACACGAAAAACAAGAACAATATACAGAAGCCTATGCGCGATGGAAACATCATCTTAATGAAATAATCTAA